A window of Gouania willdenowi chromosome 12, fGouWil2.1, whole genome shotgun sequence contains these coding sequences:
- the ciz1a gene encoding cdkn1a interacting zinc finger protein 1a, producing the protein MFNPHIHHHQHQQQQQFQQHLRQLQQLFQQQPPPPPPPQPPPGHHVGHHHQTQRSIPAQAAPPPRMMNLCQATQTTIIAPNPMLQGALLMQQMQGNMRSFGMGGQQFRQFYAAGTRSSLLGPVPMGMTIKPPMRGYPSPRPYHPPNRYYNNNISSTPAAPTTSTVASTAPSSAPSTSSSTDATTRPTDQKRDSDEMTVGTTDDQQTVTGSTNEATNKASPVDGLKQISEELPDEPVAKKQRTEEANGSKEQSVVETITIPDEDEEMTGVECNSNVEHIQSEACIDLQEEGSATDGTREEIRADEVQTLLALDKDEPLPAEEALLETDAPLASLENQDEEEEEGVGDGSNKFYCYLCSITCQNQQNFRNHMNSISHQQRMMEIQHMSNACLVSILPRVHESLQGANRDGEKKSDLKHWCATCQTNFNSSIAHHRRTMEHKLASRTDVSSCAVCKKHFKTSLTFLEHLQSQEHRQKLQEKGSEAFSNLAALDTEGFSLEEEERREEEEDKERPSNEGEGQDGWSSLKEVTLNDMTSDEQYDPDTVYGSSFLVPAAGFICELCNKFCHFETSVLHSHCKSQTHFDNFKRYVASKVEAGEPVTEDLTEGQRQEEDEPAEPSLSSKDVGILSLESTCNVEKNLSTPQPEEMDSPQTVENQETPEEVHAGAEDAPNEDEDEEVMEVASAAGKKKTTGKAKSTRRSGRATNRR; encoded by the exons ATGTTCAACCCACACATCCACCACCaccagcatcagcagcaacagcagttTCAACAGCACCTCAGGCAGCTTCAGCAACTCTTCCAGCAGCAGCCTCCACCGCCTCCGCCACCACAGCCGCCACCGGGACACCATGTCGGCCATCATCACCAGACACAACG AAGCATTCCTGCACAGGCAGCTCCTCCTCCTAGGATGATGAACCTATGCCAGGCGACTCAGACGACCATTATAGCCCCAAACCCCATGCTGCAGGGTGCTTTGCTGATGCAGCAGATGCAGG GCAACATGCGAAGCTTTGGGATGGGCGGGCAGCAGTTCCGACAGTTTTACGCTGCTGGTACCAGGTCATCTTTGCTCGGGCCCGTTCCTATGGGCATGACCATCAAGCCCCCCATGAGGGGTTACCCCAGTCCACGACCCTATCACCCACCAAATCGTTACTACAACAATAACATCTCCAGCACTCCAGCAGCACCAACCACCTCCACTGTAGCCTCCACTGCCCCCTCATCTGCCCCCTCTACTTCTAGTTCTACG GACGCAACGACTCGTCCCACAGACCAAAAGAGGGACAGTGATGAAATGACAGTGGGAACCACTGATGATCAACAAACTGTAACTGGGAGCACCAATGAAGCTACCAACAAGGCTTCACCAG TGGATGGGTTGAAGCAGATCTCTGAGGAGCTTCCAGATGAGCCTGTGGCAAAGAAGCAACGGACAGAGGA GGCAAACGGATCCAAGGAGCAGAGTGTTGTTGAAACCATCACAATTCCAGACGAAGATGAAGAAATGACAGGAGTTGAGTGCAACAGCAATGTTGAGCACATTCAGTCTGAAG CCTGCATTGATCTTCAGGAAGAAGGATCGGCTACTGATGGGACACGGGAGGAAATAAGAGCTGATGAG GTGCAAACATTGTTGGCTTTGGATAAAGATGAACCTCTACCAGCAGAAGAGGCTTTGCTGGAAACAGACGCTCCTTTAGCTTCTCTAGAAAAccaagatgaagaggaggaggagggcgtAGGAGACGGCTCCAATAAGTTCTACTGCTACCTCTGCAGCATCACCTGCCAAAACCAGCAA aatttCAGGAATCATATGAATAGTATTTCCCACCAGCAGAGGATGATGGAGATCCAGCACATGAGTAACGCCTGCCTCGTTAGCATCCTGCCTCGAGTGCACGAGTCGCTGCAAGGAGCAAACAGAGACGG AGAGAAAAAATCGGACTTGAAGCACTGGTGTGCCACCTGTCAGACTAATTTCAACAGTAGCATCGCACACCATCGTCGCACAATGGAGCACAAG CTTGCTAGCAGAACAGATGTGTCATCCTGTGCAGTCTGCAAGAAACATTTTAAGACTTCTCTAACTTTCTTGGAGCACTTACAGTCTCAGGAGCACAGGCAGAAG CTTCAAGAAAAAGGCAGCGAAGCTTTCAGCAACCTTGCAGCTCTCGACACAGAAGGCTTTTCATTAGAAGAGGAGGAGAGgcgtgaggaagaggaagacaaaGAGAGGCCTAGTAATGAAGGAGAAGGACAG GACGGCTGGTCTTCCCTTAAAGAAGTCACTCTGAACGACATGACGTCTGATGAGCAGTATGATCCAGACACTGTTTACG GATCCAGTTTTTTGGTCCCAGCTGCAGGTTTTATCTGTGAACTCTGCAATAAGTTTTGCCATTTTGAAACCTCTGTCCTGCACAGCCACTGCAAGTCACAAACACACTTTGACAACTTCAAG AGATACGTGGCATCAAAAGTTGAAGCTGGAGAACCTGTGACAGAAGATTTAACAGAGGGACAGCGGCAGGAAGAAGATGAACCGGCAGAACCCAGTCTGAGCTCAAAGGACGTTGGCATCCTCTCATTGGAGAGCACATGCAACGTAGAGAAAAACCTCAGTACCCCTCAACCAGAGGAGATGGACTCACCACAGACTGTGGAGAATCAGGAAACACCTGAAGAGGTGCATGCTGGGGCTGAAGATGCTCCTAATGAAGACGAAGATGAAGAGGTGATGGAAGTAGCTTCTGCtgcaggaaaaaagaaaaccacagGAAAGGCAAAATCCACACGACGGTCAGGAAGGGCCACAAACAGACGCTAA
- the bbln gene encoding bublin coiled-coil protein: protein MSGPNGEPNMSIDDGIINDEDDFEDEEYTAINSMLDQINSYLDDLEEKNDALNGKLHDLLESNRQARLEFRAQLLGAQTQEETSAANEDSPSSSNNEAQNKDGDGQQDGGELVDLS, encoded by the exons atgtCTGGACCAAACGGAGAACCAAATATGTCCATTGACGACGGGATTATCAACGATGAAGATGACTTTGAAGACGAAG AATACACCGCCATCAATTCCATGCTGGATCAGATAAACTCATATCTGGATGACCTCGAGGAAAAGAACGACGCTCTCAACGGCAAACTGCACGACCTGCTGGAGTCAAACCGACAGGCGCGTCTGGAGTTCAGAGCTCAGCTGCTTGGTGCTCAGACGCAGGAAGAAACCTCGGCTGCAAACGAGGACTCGCCTTCGTCATCGAACAACGAAGCCCAAAACAAGGACGGTGATGGACAACAAGACGGAGGAGAACTTGTAGACCTGAGCTGA
- the surf2 gene encoding surfeit locus protein 2, giving the protein MDELAEDLRKLLLNHPFLQLTDGKKIKCTLNGHEFPCNLEELQKFTQGKKYVKLSSAAAFNYSQYKPHIVPSTKQPKQLFCKLTLRHLNRQPHHVLKHVNGKRYKKALAQYEECVQQGVEFVPARLKQKRPKNTREEFSEGRSSHRANGTWEPSDSEDDKRDSEDSMSDLYPPSLFSLKSPPGTSEKGGKHEEDDDFQTDEEDEEMEVGKSAAQKRRKVQAGGSQKKLRNNHWKSGRKKRGKAQPGK; this is encoded by the exons ATGGATGAGCTCGCAGAGGATTTGAGAAAATTGCTTCTTAACCACCCTTTCCTTCAACTGACGGACGGAAAAAAG ATTAAATGCACCCTGAACGGACACGAGTTTCCCTGTAACCTGGAGGAGCTGCAGAAGTTCACCCAGGGGAAGAAATACGTGAAGCTGAGCTCAGCTGCAGCCTTCAACTACAGCCAGTATAAGCCTCACATAGTGCCAAGCACTAAGCAACC CAAACAGCTCTTCTGTAAACTGACCCTCAGGCATCTGAACCGACAGCCGCACCACGTCCTAAAACATGTTAATGGGAAACGCTACAAGAAGGCTCTCGCTCAAT ATGAGGAGTGTGTGCAACAGGGCGTGGAGTTTGTTCCTGCCAGACTGAAACAGAAACGGCCCAAAAACACCAGAGAGGAGTTCAGCGAAGGCAGGAGTTCACATCGTGCTAACGGCACCTGGGAACCTTCAGACAGTGAAGACGATAAACGTGACTCAGAGGACAGCATGAGCGACCTCTACCCAC CCTCATTGTTCTCGTTAAAAAGTCCACCTGGGACGAGTGAGAAAGGAGGAAAACATGAGGAAGACGATGATTTCCAAACAGATGAAGAAGACGAAGAAATGGAAGTGGGAAAATCAGCGGCGCAGAAACGTAGAAAG GTCCAAGCTGGAGGTTCTCAGAAGAAACTCCGAAATAATCACTGGAAGTCCGGGCGAAAGAAACGGGGGAAAGCACAACCTGGAAAGTAG
- the surf4 gene encoding surfeit locus protein 4 produces the protein MGQNDLMSTAEDVADQFLRVTKQYLPHLARLCLISTFLEDGIRMWFQWNEQRDYIEATWSCGYFLATCFVLLNLIGQLGGCVLILSRNFVQYACFGLFGIIALQTVAYSILWDLKFLMRNLALGGGLLLLLAESRSEGKSMFAGVPSMGESSPKQYMQLGGRVLLVLMFMTLLHFDSNFFSILQNIVGTALIILVAIGFKTKLAALTLVGWLLVINVYFNAFWTIPTYKPMHDFLKYDFFQTTSVIGGLLLVVALGPGGVSMDEKKKEW, from the exons ATGGGGCAGAATGATCTAATGAGCACGGCCGAGGACGTGGCAGACCAG TTTCTGCGGGTAACCAAACAGTACCTGCCCCACCTGGCACGCCTGTGTCTCATCAGCACTTTTCTTGAGGACGGGATCCGTATGTGGTTCCAGTGGAACGAGCAGAGGGACTACATCGAGGCTACATGGAGCTGTGGCTACTTCCTGGCTACGTGTTTTGTGCTGCTTAACCTCATTGGACAGCTGG GTGGTTGTGTCCTCATCCTCAGTAGAAATTTTGTACAGTATGCCTGCTTTGGATTATTTGGTATCATAGCTCTCCAG ACTGTTGCATACAGCATTTTATGGGACCTTAAGTTTTTGATGAG AAACCTGGCCCTCGGAGGCGGCCTGCTCCTTCTGCTAGCAGAGTCCCGCTCAGAAGGAAAGAGCATGTTTGCTGGAGTCCCCTCCATGGGAGAGAGCTCGCCTAAGCAGTACATGCAGCTGGGCGGCCGAGTGCTGCTCGTCCTCATGTTCATGACGCTGTTACACTTCGACTCCAACTTCTTCTCT ATCCTGCAGAACATTGTGGGGACCGCCCTCATTATTCTGGTCGCCATCGGTTTCAAAACCAAACTGGCCGCTCTGACGCTGGTGGGGTGGCTCCTGGTCATCAACGTCTACTTCAACGCCTTCTGGACCATCCCTACTTACAAGCCCATGCACGACTTCCTCAAGTACGACTTCTTCCAGACCACGTCCGTCATCGGCGGCCTGTTGCTGGTGGTCGCCCTCGGCCCCGGCGGCGTGTCCATGGACGAGAAGAAGAAGGAGTGGTAG